One region of Eupeodes corollae chromosome 1, idEupCoro1.1, whole genome shotgun sequence genomic DNA includes:
- the LOC129939878 gene encoding uncharacterized protein LOC129939878: MYKYVYIYRNYTVRWVTEALKMYRPLILFNGLALCIWSVGVFCVTDWEFVILRIEHNTTNADIIDFDLRPIRVSQGVYAINGSIVIGMDMDDTNSVELKLYRSASGSSQFRATPFEIPKTTFYKFMTSIYVKMLQKDLLQCSNLPEHKDSFEKPLQKGTYVLNKCIMSNDGMPGHIQPGIYRASGHLGDGGVELYVSIFFEVITKSMV; the protein is encoded by the exons atgtataaatatgtatatatatatagaaacTACACCGTGAGATGGGTAACAgaagctttaaaaatgtatcgacCATTAATTCTATTTAACGGTCTTGCATTATGCATTTGGTCTGTTGGAGTATTTTGTGTCACG GATTGGGAATTTGTTATATTGCGTATTGAACACAACACAACGAATGCTGATATAATTGACTTTGACTTGCGTCCAATACGTGTCAGTCAAGGAGTTTATGCTATCAATGGGTCTATTGTTATCGGCATGGACATGGACGATACAAATTCG GTTGAATTAAAGCTTTATCGAAGTGCTTCTGGGAGTAGCCAATTTCGAGCAACTCCAtttgaaattccaaaaactactttttataaattcatgacttcgatttatgttaaaatgttGCAAAAAGATTTGCTTCAGTGCTCAAATTTACCTGAGCATAAAGATAGTTTTGAAAAGCCTTTACAAAAAGGTACTTACGTATTAAATAAGTGTATAATGTCAAATGATGGAATGCCAGGACATATACAACCTGGAATTTATAGAGCTAGTGGTCATCTTGGTGACGGCGGTGTTGAGCTATATGTTTCAATATTCTTTGAAGTTATAACAAAATCAATGGTTTGA